The sequence AAGAAATTGAAGCTTTGAAGTCGGAAACAGAAAACTTAAAGAAGGAAAAAGAGCTTTTAAAAAAACCGGAATATATTGAGAAAGTGGCAAGAGAAGAGTATGGCATGGCAAAAAAGGGAGAAAAAGTATATAAAATAGTTCCGGAGAAAAAAGATAAAACTCCATAACACTATAACTGCAGGGGAAAGTATGTTAAATAAATTAAAAGCAATATTCCTTACCGGAATTCTTGTCCTTGCTCCGATCACTCTCACAGGATACATACTTGTATTCCTTTTCCGTTTTTTTGACGGGCTTATGAAAAATTCCGTAATGCGTTTTCTATATAGATTTACGGGTTTGTCTCCTGATACCGGTTCTATACCCGGTGTAGGGATCCTTGCTGTTCTGATTCTTGTGATCATTACCGGAATTATTGCCCGAAATTACTTTGGTAAAAAATTTATCAGCCTTGGTGATTATCTCTTAACCCACATACCTCTCGCAAACAGAATTTACATTGCAATAAGACAGATAAGCGAAGCCATATTTACAGAAAAACGGGAACTATTTGAAAAAGCAGTACTCATAGAGTATCCCAGGAAGGGTATCTATTCCATAGGATTTTTTACACAAGATACGCGCGGCCCCA comes from bacterium and encodes:
- a CDS encoding DUF502 domain-containing protein; protein product: MLNKLKAIFLTGILVLAPITLTGYILVFLFRFFDGLMKNSVMRFLYRFTGLSPDTGSIPGVGILAVLILVIITGIIARNYFGKKFISLGDYLLTHIPLANRIYIAIRQISEAIFTEKRELFEKAVLIEYPRKGIYSIGFFTQDTRGPIQDAIEQDVISIFIPTAPNPTSGYLLFIPKDQVMDLDMSVEEALKLVISAGSIDVKNRLHPTGTKKV
- a CDS encoding septum formation initiator family protein, with the translated sequence MAKTSKKSIYRKRKRIFFWLLVLLLLLLFSIGKRGFIQHIKVKIEHRKLKKEIEALKSETENLKKEKELLKKPEYIEKVAREEYGMAKKGEKVYKIVPEKKDKTP